A window from Myxococcales bacterium encodes these proteins:
- a CDS encoding DUF2779 domain-containing protein, translated as MEINRKASSMPPSFRRLSKSRVQSGAQCTLRLWNDCFERELATPADEVLQFIFDRGTQIGLVAQERYPGGQVIDAAYYETALALKQTEEALAGNGVPALFEPAFVHNNVLARIDVLKRAGRDEWDLIEVKGASTKKDVYLRDLAIQLWIVRGAGVRVRRAGLLLLNRDYVYDGKHLDLEQLFSFVDLTDEALAMHDEIELLVNSLQQVVSQENPPQVEPGEHCHIPYSCPYYAHCTRDYDFAQHPIRDLPRISAKKRKQLEEKGVMEIAKIPDDFSLNEAQARVRKAVITGKDWASDGLAGALADISYPVHHLDFEAFMPAIPIFPGTRPFDAVPFQYSIHRQTEAGDIEHLEYMYIDGHDPHRELAERLLVDLGKRGSICVYSSYEKSTINSLAGRLPDLADELAALLDRIWDLLPIIQRHYYHPEFHGSFSIKSVLPVLVPELSYEDMEIGDGMAAASQFEIARGLDNEDARNEIYESLRVYCKQDTVAMVELRRALARRV; from the coding sequence ATGGAGATCAACCGAAAGGCCAGTTCAATGCCCCCGAGTTTCCGACGCCTGTCCAAATCCCGGGTTCAGTCTGGAGCCCAGTGCACGCTGAGGCTGTGGAACGACTGCTTTGAGCGAGAACTCGCCACACCTGCCGACGAAGTGCTGCAATTCATCTTTGATCGCGGGACTCAAATCGGCCTGGTTGCCCAGGAGCGCTATCCCGGCGGACAGGTGATCGACGCCGCGTACTACGAGACCGCTCTCGCTCTCAAGCAGACCGAAGAGGCACTCGCAGGCAATGGCGTCCCCGCGCTCTTCGAACCCGCATTTGTTCACAACAACGTCCTTGCCCGCATCGATGTCCTGAAGCGAGCCGGCCGCGACGAGTGGGACCTCATTGAAGTGAAGGGCGCAAGTACAAAGAAGGACGTATATCTGCGCGACTTGGCGATTCAGCTCTGGATTGTGCGCGGAGCCGGGGTTCGTGTGCGCCGGGCGGGGCTCTTGTTGCTCAACAGAGACTACGTCTATGACGGCAAGCATCTCGATCTCGAACAGCTCTTCAGCTTCGTCGACCTCACCGATGAAGCCCTCGCCATGCACGACGAGATCGAGCTGCTCGTGAATTCACTGCAGCAGGTAGTCAGCCAAGAAAACCCACCGCAGGTCGAACCCGGCGAACATTGCCATATCCCCTATTCCTGCCCCTACTATGCCCACTGCACCCGGGATTACGATTTCGCTCAGCACCCCATTCGCGATCTGCCCCGGATCAGCGCCAAGAAGCGGAAGCAACTCGAAGAGAAAGGCGTAATGGAGATCGCCAAGATCCCCGACGACTTTTCTTTGAACGAAGCCCAGGCCCGGGTCCGCAAGGCCGTCATCACCGGCAAAGACTGGGCGTCCGACGGCCTGGCCGGTGCGCTGGCTGACATTTCATACCCCGTCCACCACCTGGATTTCGAAGCCTTCATGCCCGCGATCCCAATTTTTCCGGGGACCCGACCGTTCGACGCCGTGCCGTTTCAGTATTCGATCCATCGACAGACCGAGGCTGGAGACATCGAGCATCTCGAGTACATGTACATCGATGGCCATGATCCTCATCGTGAACTCGCCGAGCGCCTGTTGGTTGATCTCGGCAAGCGGGGGAGCATCTGTGTGTATTCCTCCTACGAAAAGTCGACGATCAATTCTTTGGCCGGACGCCTGCCCGATCTCGCAGACGAACTCGCAGCGTTGCTCGATCGAATCTGGGACCTCCTCCCGATCATTCAGCGCCACTACTACCACCCTGAGTTTCACGGCTCCTTCTCCATCAAGAGCGTGCTCCCAGTACTCGTTCCCGAACTCAGCTATGAGGACATGGAGATCGGCGACGGCATGGCCGCGGCAAGCCAGTTCGAAATTGCCCGGGGGTTGGACAACGAAGATGCTCGCAACGAGATTTACGAAAGTCTTCGGGTCTATTGCAAGCAGGATACCGTCGCGATGGTCGAACTGCGGCGGGCTCTAGCGCGTAGGGTCTGA